A part of Anser cygnoides isolate HZ-2024a breed goose chromosome 15, Taihu_goose_T2T_genome, whole genome shotgun sequence genomic DNA contains:
- the PRPSAP2 gene encoding phosphoribosyl pyrophosphate synthase-associated protein 2: MFCVPSTEIGANMNITKGGLVLFSANSNSSCMELSKRIAERLGVEMGKVQVYQEPNRETRVQIQESVRGKDVFIIQTVSKDVNTTIMELLIMVYACKTSCAKSIIGVIPYFPYSKQCKMRKRGSIVSKLLASMMCKAGLTHLITMDLHQKEIQGFFNIPVDNLRASPFLLQYIQEEIPDYRNAVIVAKSPASAKRAQSFAERLRLGIAVIHGEAQDAESDMVDGRHSPPTAKNVAAIHPSLEIPMLIPKEKPPITVVGDVGGRIAIIVDDIIDDVDSFLAAAETLKERGAYKIFVMATHGLLSSDAPRLIEESAIDEVVVTNTIPHEIQKLQCPKIKTVDISMILSEAIRRIHNGESMSYLFRNIGLDD; the protein is encoded by the exons ATGTTTTGTGTGCCATCAACTGAAATTGGGGCCAACATGAATATAACGAAGGGAGGACTGGTGCTGTTTTCAGCTAATTCCAATTCATCATGCATGGAACTATCGAAGAGGATTGCGGA gCGATTAGGGGTTGAGATGGGGAAGGTTCAGGTTTATCAAGAGCCAAACAGAG AAACACGAGTGCAGATCCAGGAGTCTGTGAGAGGGAAGGATGTATTCATCATCCAGACGGTTTCAAA GGATGTGAATACTACGATCATGGAACTCCTGATCATGGTGTACGCTTGTAAAACATCCTGTGCCAAAAGCATTATTGGAGTGATTCCTTACTTCCCATACAGCAAGCAGTGCAAGATGAGGAAAAGGGGCTCCATTGTCTCTAAATTACTGGCTTCAATGATGTGCAAGGCTG gactaACTCATCTCATTACCATGGATTTACATCAGAAGGAGATACAGGGCTTCTTCAATATTCCAGTTGATAACTTGAGAGCATCTCCATTTTTACTGCAGTACATCCAAGAAGAG ATACCAGACTACAGGAATGCTGTAATTGTGGCCAAATCACCTGCGTCTGCAAAGAG GGCACAGTCATTTGCTGAGCGCTTACGGTTGGGAATTGCTGTCATTCACGGCGAAGCTCAAGATGCCGAGTCTGACATGGTGGACGGTCGACACTCACCACCTACAGCCAAAAACGTAGCTGCTATTCATCCCAGTTTAGAGATACCCA TGCTGATTCCCAAGGAAAAACCACCCATCACAGTTGTTGGCGATGTAGGAGGAAGAATAGCTATCATCGTG GACGACATTATAGATGACGTCGACAGCTTTCTTGCTGCAGCAGAGACCCTCAAGGAGAGGGGGGCTTACAAGATCTTTGTAATGGCCACGCATGGCCTGCTCTCTTCAGATGCTCCCAGGCTGATAGAGGAATCCGCGATCGACGAA gtGGTGGTTACAAACACGATTCCacatgaaatacagaaactCCAGTGCCCTAAAATCAAGACTGTGGATATCAGCATGATTCTCTCAGAAGCCATTCGCAGGATCCATAACGGGGAGTCCATGTCGTACCTTTTCAGAAATATAGGACTGGATGATTAA